A genome region from Variovorax paradoxus includes the following:
- a CDS encoding monovalent cation/H+ antiporter subunit D, giving the protein MTELFRLLDQLLEFSMPHLVAVPILVPMLTAALMLLLGENRRRAKSFLSVVSGLVGLLAALALLRWVNAADTGGGPGSIGVYLPGNWRAPFGIVLVADRLSTMMVALTGVIAFAASIYSTSRWDRAGVHFHPLLQLQLMGLNGAFLTGDLFNLFVFFEVMLAASYGLLLHGSGRLRVQAGLHYIAINLAASSLFLIGASMLYGATGTLNMADLGMRIAELAPGDRGLVHAAAAILFTAFFAKAGAWPLNFWLVPAYSAAVSPVGAVFALLTKLGVYTVLRLWTVLFAPDTGASAEFGQAVLIGAGIATLFVAAIGIVGTQRLSNLAGFSVLISAGTLLTAVGLGQPAVWAGALFYLLSSTLAVSAFFLLTDMIERWRNAGMSVAPHEAAGNAPFLAEDLRALDDVNLDDDAQALYGRAIPAGVAFLGLSFMICTLLLTGLPPLSGFVGKFAMLTGVMGGDAPLSAADWTFLMLLIVSGFLALIALSRTGIRHFWTQPHANLPSLPALEVLPVAGLIAACIALTVWSEPVMRHAMATAEGLRMPAAYREAVMTARQIPNPAPAAAAAKADGKGGTP; this is encoded by the coding sequence ATGACCGAGCTCTTCCGCCTGCTCGACCAGCTGCTCGAGTTCAGCATGCCGCACCTCGTGGCGGTGCCGATCCTGGTGCCGATGCTCACCGCCGCGCTGATGCTGCTGCTGGGCGAGAACCGCCGCCGCGCCAAGTCCTTCCTCAGCGTGGTCTCGGGCCTGGTCGGCCTGCTGGCCGCGCTCGCGCTGCTGCGCTGGGTGAATGCGGCCGACACCGGCGGCGGGCCGGGCTCGATCGGCGTCTACCTGCCGGGCAATTGGCGAGCGCCCTTCGGCATCGTGCTGGTGGCCGACCGGCTCTCCACCATGATGGTGGCACTGACCGGCGTGATCGCCTTTGCCGCGTCGATCTATTCCACTTCGCGCTGGGACCGCGCGGGCGTTCACTTCCATCCGCTGCTGCAGCTGCAGCTCATGGGCTTGAACGGCGCCTTCCTTACCGGCGATCTGTTCAATCTCTTCGTGTTCTTCGAGGTGATGCTGGCCGCCTCCTACGGCCTGCTGCTGCACGGCTCCGGCCGGCTGCGGGTGCAGGCCGGGCTGCATTACATCGCGATCAACCTCGCTGCCTCATCACTGTTCCTGATTGGCGCGTCGATGCTCTACGGGGCCACCGGCACGCTGAACATGGCCGACCTCGGCATGCGCATCGCCGAGCTCGCGCCCGGCGACCGCGGCCTGGTGCACGCGGCCGCCGCCATCCTGTTCACCGCCTTCTTCGCCAAGGCCGGGGCGTGGCCGCTCAACTTCTGGCTGGTGCCCGCCTACAGCGCGGCCGTGTCGCCGGTGGGCGCGGTGTTCGCGCTGCTGACCAAGCTCGGCGTCTACACCGTGCTGCGGCTTTGGACGGTGCTCTTCGCGCCCGACACCGGCGCCTCGGCCGAGTTCGGCCAGGCGGTGCTGATCGGGGCCGGCATCGCGACCCTGTTCGTCGCGGCCATCGGCATCGTCGGCACGCAGCGCCTGTCCAACCTCGCGGGCTTCAGCGTGCTGATCTCCGCCGGCACGCTGCTCACCGCGGTGGGACTGGGCCAGCCTGCCGTCTGGGCCGGCGCGCTGTTCTACCTGCTGAGCTCCACGCTCGCGGTCAGCGCGTTCTTCCTGCTCACCGACATGATCGAACGCTGGCGCAACGCCGGCATGAGCGTGGCGCCGCACGAGGCCGCGGGCAACGCACCCTTCCTGGCAGAGGACCTGCGCGCGCTCGACGACGTGAACCTCGACGACGATGCGCAGGCGCTCTATGGCCGCGCCATTCCGGCGGGGGTCGCCTTTCTCGGCCTGAGTTTCATGATCTGCACGCTGCTGCTCACCGGGCTGCCGCCGCTGTCGGGCTTCGTGGGCAAGTTCGCGATGCTCACCGGAGTGATGGGCGGCGACGCGCCGCTCTCCGCGGCCGACTGGACCTTCCTCATGCTGCTGATCGTCTCCGGCTTCCTCGCGCTGATCGCGCTCAGCCGGACCGGCATCCGTCATTTCTGGACCCAGCCGCATGCCAACCTGCCCTCGCTGCCCGCGCTCGAGGTGCTGCCGGTGGCCGGGTTGATCGCGGCCTGCATCGCGCTCACCGTCTGGTCCGAGCCGGTGATGCGCCACGCGATGGCCACCGCCGAAGGCCTGCGCATGCCCGCCGCCTACCGCGAAGCCGTCATGACCGCCCGGCAGATCCCGAACCCGGCACCCGCAGCGGCAGCGGCCAAGGCCGACGGAAAAGGCGGCACGCCGTGA
- the mnhG gene encoding monovalent cation/H(+) antiporter subunit G: MSDFIVGPLPLWAEIVTAVFAVLGAAFAAIGSFGLVRLPTFFSRIHAPTLGATGGVWSMTVATIVYFSVQSHSIFLHAVLIVLFVALTTPVTTIFLMRAALFRERQKGGAVPPTAPSDSVPIPKRRADEHEEE; encoded by the coding sequence ATGAGCGATTTCATCGTGGGGCCGCTGCCCCTGTGGGCAGAGATCGTCACCGCCGTGTTCGCGGTGCTGGGGGCCGCCTTTGCGGCCATCGGCTCCTTCGGCCTGGTGCGGCTACCGACCTTCTTCAGCCGCATCCATGCGCCCACGCTGGGCGCCACCGGCGGCGTCTGGTCGATGACCGTCGCCACCATCGTGTATTTCTCGGTGCAGAGCCACAGCATCTTCCTGCATGCGGTGCTGATCGTGCTCTTCGTCGCGCTCACCACGCCGGTCACCACCATCTTCCTGATGCGCGCCGCGCTGTTCCGCGAACGGCAGAAAGGCGGCGCCGTGCCGCCCACCGCGCCGTCGGACAGCGTGCCGATCCCAAAACGACGGGCCGACGAACACGAGGAAGAGTAG
- a CDS encoding Na+/H+ antiporter subunit E, with product MKRLIPSPPLSFALLVVWLLLNQSLEASTLVSGVLLAIAVPLLTKGLRPATVRMRHPGVALRLSAVVLYDMSRSVFAVARALLGRRSRDIRASFVQVPLDMRDPNGLAVLAMIMCLTPGTAWGEVAFDRSTLLIHVFDLEDEAAFIAQIKARYERPLMEIFES from the coding sequence GTGAAGCGCCTGATTCCCTCGCCCCCGCTGTCGTTCGCCCTCCTGGTCGTCTGGCTGCTGCTCAACCAGTCGCTGGAGGCCAGCACGCTGGTGTCGGGCGTGCTGCTTGCCATCGCCGTTCCCCTGCTGACCAAGGGCCTGCGCCCAGCCACGGTGCGCATGCGCCACCCCGGCGTGGCGCTGCGGCTGTCGGCCGTGGTGCTCTACGACATGTCGCGCTCGGTGTTCGCGGTGGCGCGGGCACTGCTCGGGCGGCGCAGCCGCGACATCCGCGCGAGCTTCGTGCAGGTGCCGCTCGACATGCGCGACCCCAACGGCCTCGCCGTGCTCGCGATGATCATGTGCCTCACGCCCGGCACCGCCTGGGGCGAAGTGGCCTTCGACCGCAGCACGCTGCTGATCCACGTGTTCGACCTCGAGGACGAGGCGGCCTTCATCGCGCAGATCAAGGCTCGCTACGAACGTCCGCTGATGGAGATCTTCGAATCATGA
- a CDS encoding monovalent cation/H+ antiporter subunit A, translating to MPLVFLVALPFIASVLAALMPSNARNRESTLAGLVALGCAVQAAWLFPQLANGNVLRQEIEWLPALGLNLVFRLDGFAWLFCMLVLGIGALVVLYARYYMSASDPVPRFFSFFLAFMGAMMGVVLSGNLIQMVLFWELTSLFSFLLIGYWHHRRDARRGARMALTVTGAGGLCLLAGVLVLGRIVGSYELDVVLASGELIRAHALYPVALVLILLGAFTKSAQFPFHFWLPRAMAAPTPVSAYLHSATMVKLGVFLMARLWPVLSGTEQWFWLVGGAGAITLLLGGFIAMFQRDLKALLAYSTISHLGLITLLLGLNSPLAAVAAVFHVMNHATFKASLFMAAGIIDHETGTRDIRKLSGLMRLMPVTGALAIIASASMAGVPLLNGFLSKEMFFAETVFIQATPWVDFSLPVVATVAGIFSVAYSARFVFDVFFGPPCGNDVPKHPHEPPHWMRVPVELLVLICLVVGVAPAWSVGPMLAAAAAPVVGGVLPDYSLALWHGFNLPLAMSFVALAGGGVLYLVQRRQRARGGLEHTPLLHRFDGQVIFEHVIALLSEAGRRSRRLFGTRRMQTQLLLLVVVAVAGAFAALQQTPAGTGSRELLPFSPMFTMTWLIGGVCALAAAWQAKFHRLAALMLAAGAGLVSCVTYIWFSAPDLALTQLVVEAVTTVLILLGLRWLPMRSKDVIQPASARLRPWGRRGRDLLVATVAGAGMAALSWAMMTRSFPQSISPFFLDRALSEGGGTNVVNVMLVDFRGFDTFGEITVLGVVALTVYALLRRFRPAVESMALPPQQRAQSDDGSSDLLNPRRAKDTAVGYLMVPAVLVRLLLPLSVLVAVYLFMRGHNAPGGGFVAGLVMSVALVLQFIVSGTEWVEEHLRIYPRRWIAIGLLFALATGSGAVFFGYPFLTTHTAHLHLPVLGELHVPSALFFDIGVFALVLGATMLILTALAHQSVRSHRWADEQAEQ from the coding sequence ATGCCCCTGGTCTTTCTCGTCGCACTCCCATTCATCGCCAGCGTGCTGGCCGCGTTGATGCCGTCCAACGCGCGCAACCGGGAGTCGACGCTGGCAGGGCTGGTCGCACTGGGTTGCGCCGTCCAGGCGGCCTGGCTTTTTCCGCAGCTCGCGAACGGCAACGTGCTGCGCCAGGAAATCGAATGGCTGCCGGCCCTGGGCCTGAACCTTGTGTTCCGCCTCGACGGCTTCGCCTGGCTGTTCTGCATGCTGGTGCTCGGCATCGGCGCACTGGTGGTGCTCTACGCGCGCTACTACATGTCGGCCTCCGACCCGGTGCCGCGCTTCTTCTCGTTCTTCCTCGCGTTCATGGGCGCGATGATGGGCGTGGTGCTCTCGGGCAACCTCATCCAGATGGTGCTGTTCTGGGAGCTCACGAGCCTGTTCTCGTTCCTGCTGATCGGCTACTGGCATCACAGGCGAGACGCGCGACGCGGCGCGCGCATGGCGCTCACCGTCACCGGGGCGGGCGGGCTGTGCCTGCTGGCCGGCGTGCTGGTGCTGGGGCGCATCGTCGGCAGCTACGAACTCGACGTGGTGCTGGCCTCGGGCGAACTGATCCGCGCCCATGCGCTCTACCCGGTCGCGCTGGTGCTGATCCTTCTGGGCGCCTTCACCAAGAGCGCGCAGTTCCCGTTCCACTTCTGGCTGCCGCGCGCCATGGCCGCGCCCACGCCGGTGTCGGCCTACCTGCACTCCGCCACCATGGTGAAGCTCGGCGTGTTCCTGATGGCGCGGCTGTGGCCGGTGCTCTCGGGCACCGAGCAATGGTTCTGGCTGGTGGGCGGCGCGGGCGCGATCACGCTGCTGCTCGGCGGCTTCATCGCGATGTTCCAGCGCGACCTGAAGGCGCTGCTCGCCTACTCCACCATCTCGCACCTCGGGCTCATCACGCTGCTGCTGGGCCTGAACAGCCCGCTCGCGGCCGTCGCAGCGGTCTTCCACGTGATGAACCACGCGACCTTCAAGGCCTCGCTGTTCATGGCAGCCGGCATCATCGACCATGAAACCGGCACGCGCGACATTCGCAAGCTCAGCGGCCTGATGCGGCTGATGCCCGTCACGGGCGCACTGGCCATCATCGCCAGCGCATCGATGGCCGGCGTGCCGCTGCTCAACGGATTCCTCTCGAAGGAGATGTTCTTCGCCGAGACGGTGTTCATCCAGGCCACGCCGTGGGTCGACTTCAGCCTGCCCGTCGTCGCCACCGTCGCGGGCATCTTCAGCGTGGCCTATTCGGCGCGCTTCGTGTTCGACGTGTTCTTCGGCCCGCCCTGCGGCAACGACGTGCCCAAGCATCCGCACGAGCCGCCGCACTGGATGCGCGTGCCGGTCGAACTGCTCGTGCTGATCTGCCTGGTGGTGGGCGTGGCGCCGGCATGGTCGGTCGGCCCGATGCTGGCGGCCGCGGCCGCGCCGGTGGTCGGCGGCGTGCTGCCCGACTACAGCCTGGCCCTGTGGCACGGCTTCAACCTGCCGCTGGCCATGAGCTTCGTGGCGCTGGCCGGCGGCGGCGTGCTGTACCTGGTGCAACGGCGGCAGCGCGCCCGCGGCGGGCTCGAGCACACGCCGCTGCTGCATCGCTTCGACGGCCAGGTCATCTTCGAACACGTGATCGCGCTGCTCAGCGAGGCCGGCCGCCGCAGCCGCCGGCTCTTCGGCACGCGCCGCATGCAGACCCAGCTCCTGCTGCTCGTGGTGGTGGCGGTGGCAGGCGCCTTCGCCGCGCTGCAACAGACACCGGCGGGCACCGGTTCGCGCGAGCTGTTGCCGTTCTCGCCGATGTTCACCATGACGTGGCTGATCGGCGGCGTCTGCGCGCTCGCCGCCGCCTGGCAGGCCAAGTTCCACCGCCTCGCGGCGCTGATGCTGGCCGCGGGCGCGGGGCTGGTCTCCTGCGTCACCTATATCTGGTTCTCGGCGCCCGACCTCGCCCTGACGCAGCTGGTGGTCGAGGCGGTAACGACGGTGCTGATCCTGCTCGGGCTGCGCTGGCTGCCGATGCGCAGCAAGGACGTCATTCAACCCGCCAGCGCGCGGCTGCGCCCGTGGGGCCGGCGCGGTCGCGACCTGCTTGTGGCCACCGTGGCCGGCGCCGGCATGGCGGCGCTGTCGTGGGCCATGATGACGCGCAGTTTTCCGCAAAGCATCTCGCCCTTCTTCCTCGATCGCGCGCTCAGCGAAGGCGGCGGCACCAATGTGGTCAACGTGATGCTGGTCGACTTCCGCGGCTTCGACACCTTCGGCGAGATCACCGTGCTCGGCGTGGTGGCGCTCACCGTCTACGCGCTGCTGCGGCGCTTCCGGCCCGCGGTCGAGTCGATGGCGCTGCCGCCGCAGCAGCGCGCGCAGTCCGACGACGGCAGCAGCGACCTGCTGAACCCGCGCCGCGCCAAGGACACCGCGGTCGGCTACCTCATGGTGCCGGCGGTGCTGGTGCGCCTGCTGCTGCCCCTCTCGGTGCTGGTGGCGGTCTATCTCTTCATGCGTGGCCACAACGCGCCCGGCGGCGGCTTCGTCGCGGGTCTGGTGATGTCGGTGGCATTGGTGCTGCAGTTCATCGTTTCGGGCACCGAATGGGTCGAGGAGCACCTGCGCATCTACCCGCGGCGCTGGATCGCCATCGGCCTGCTCTTCGCGCTGGCCACCGGCAGCGGCGCGGTGTTCTTCGGCTACCCCTTCCTGACCACGCACACCGCCCACCTGCACCTGCCGGTGCTCGGCGAGCTGCACGTGCCCAGCGCCCTCTTCTTCGACATCGGCGTGTTCGCGCTGGTGCTCGGCGCCACCATGCTGATCCTCACCGCACTGGCCCACCAATCGGTCCGCAGCCATCGCTGGGCCGACGAGCAGGCAGAACAATGA
- a CDS encoding Na+/H+ antiporter subunit C, translating into MEIVLALAIGVLTGSGVYLLVRPRTFQVIMGLTLISYAVNLFIFSMGRLKVDSEPVLTPGFAATLANTADPMPQALVLTAIVIGFAMTALFLVVLLASRGLTGTDHVDGEERQEREDARE; encoded by the coding sequence ATGGAAATCGTGCTCGCCCTCGCCATCGGCGTGCTCACCGGCTCGGGTGTCTACCTGCTGGTGCGCCCGCGCACCTTCCAGGTGATCATGGGCCTCACGCTCATCTCGTACGCGGTCAACCTCTTCATCTTCAGCATGGGCCGGCTCAAGGTCGACAGCGAACCCGTGCTCACGCCCGGCTTCGCGGCCACGCTCGCCAACACCGCCGACCCGATGCCGCAGGCGCTGGTGCTCACCGCGATCGTGATCGGCTTCGCGATGACCGCGCTGTTCCTGGTGGTGCTGCTGGCCTCGCGCGGCCTGACCGGCACCGACCATGTGGATGGCGAAGAGCGCCAGGAACGCGAGGACGCGCGCGAATGA
- a CDS encoding K+/H+ antiporter subunit F has product MTPILFWSLKFALFLLAVAMLCAVARLLIGPSAQDRVMALDCLYINGMLMMLVLGIVYASDVYFGAAMLIALFGFVSSTAMAKFLLRGEVIE; this is encoded by the coding sequence ATGACGCCCATCCTTTTCTGGTCGCTCAAGTTTGCGCTGTTCCTGCTGGCGGTGGCGATGCTGTGCGCGGTCGCGCGCCTGCTGATCGGTCCCTCCGCGCAGGACCGCGTGATGGCGCTCGATTGCCTCTACATCAACGGCATGCTGATGATGCTGGTGCTGGGCATCGTCTATGCGAGCGACGTGTACTTCGGCGCCGCCATGCTGATCGCGCTCTTCGGCTTCGTGAGTTCCACCGCGATGGCCAAGTTCCTGCTGCGCGGGGAGGTCATCGAATGA
- a CDS encoding CoxG family protein, whose protein sequence is MEMLGNRHLGVTQQQAWEALNDPETLKKCIPGCDKFELTGDNTYSVALAVKIGPVSAKFNGKVVLSDIVAPDGYKLSFEGQGGVAGFAKGSSSVTLKPVAAAPAAAAAAETEADAAVAHEAEAASPPAAGCELDYTVQAQVGGKIAQLGQRLIDGAAKSTADDFFKRFEAEMQSRYGPPPASVAEVGESPAEKAGMMSGLMKKMGLGKKDDPAAPGDAG, encoded by the coding sequence ATGGAAATGCTCGGCAACCGACACCTCGGCGTGACCCAACAACAGGCCTGGGAAGCGCTCAACGACCCGGAAACGCTGAAGAAGTGCATTCCCGGCTGCGACAAGTTCGAGCTGACCGGCGACAACACCTACAGCGTGGCCCTGGCGGTCAAGATCGGCCCTGTGTCCGCCAAGTTCAACGGCAAGGTCGTGCTGTCGGACATCGTGGCGCCCGACGGCTACAAACTGAGCTTCGAAGGGCAGGGCGGCGTGGCCGGATTCGCCAAGGGCTCGTCGAGCGTCACGCTCAAGCCGGTGGCCGCTGCACCTGCTGCCGCTGCAGCTGCGGAAACCGAGGCCGATGCCGCCGTGGCGCACGAAGCCGAAGCGGCCTCGCCGCCCGCTGCCGGTTGTGAACTCGACTACACCGTGCAGGCCCAGGTCGGCGGCAAGATCGCGCAGCTCGGCCAGCGGCTGATCGACGGCGCCGCCAAGTCGACCGCCGACGACTTCTTCAAGCGCTTCGAGGCCGAGATGCAGAGCCGCTACGGCCCGCCGCCCGCGTCCGTGGCGGAAGTGGGCGAGTCGCCGGCAGAGAAGGCCGGAATGATGTCCGGCCTCATGAAGAAGATGGGCCTGGGCAAGAAGGACGACCCCGCTGCCCCCGGCGACGCCGGCTGA
- a CDS encoding vWA domain-containing protein gives MAGIQQLGDVRKGKLGGNITAFGRALRRAGVRTDAMRIALAAEAAMLVGVEDKLDLGAAMEAVMVSREQDRMVFRELFDAWFQDPELANKLLAQMLPSAEGKAEPSKRRPRVREALTAPRNNARPAEPAKPDREIGFDAAMTASDRQRLKHADFNALGSDEYRLVERLARDVRLPIPELPSRRLRVAGDAGRQHARMHWPGVLHEAARTGGEILRLPRLARREQPLPLLVLVDVSGSMERYARLLLAFLHAATRRAGRRDVFAFGTRLTDLTPAFRLADTDAMLGAASAAIDDFAGGTRLGSSLAELRRSHARRLTGRRTLVLVISDGLDTGEPALLAQELQWLRRHSRRLLWLNPLLRFEGYAPLARGAAVLHAHADAMLAVHNLSALDQLAASLAALMRSGR, from the coding sequence ATGGCCGGCATCCAGCAACTCGGCGACGTCCGCAAGGGCAAGCTCGGCGGCAACATCACCGCCTTCGGCCGTGCCCTGCGCCGCGCGGGCGTGCGCACCGATGCCATGCGCATCGCGCTCGCCGCCGAGGCGGCGATGCTGGTCGGCGTCGAGGACAAGCTCGACCTGGGCGCCGCCATGGAGGCCGTGATGGTCAGCCGCGAGCAGGACCGCATGGTGTTCCGCGAGCTGTTCGATGCCTGGTTCCAGGACCCTGAGCTGGCCAACAAGCTGCTCGCGCAGATGCTGCCCAGCGCAGAAGGCAAGGCCGAGCCGTCGAAGCGCCGGCCGCGCGTGCGCGAGGCGCTCACCGCGCCGCGCAACAACGCCAGGCCCGCCGAGCCGGCCAAACCCGACCGCGAGATCGGGTTCGACGCGGCGATGACGGCGAGCGATCGCCAGCGGCTGAAGCATGCCGACTTCAACGCGCTCGGCAGCGACGAATACCGCCTGGTCGAGCGGCTCGCGCGCGACGTCCGCCTGCCGATCCCCGAGCTGCCGTCGCGCCGCCTGCGCGTGGCGGGCGATGCCGGCCGACAGCACGCGCGCATGCACTGGCCTGGCGTGCTGCACGAGGCCGCGCGCACCGGCGGCGAGATCCTGCGGCTGCCCCGGCTCGCGCGGCGGGAACAGCCGCTGCCACTGCTCGTGCTCGTGGACGTGTCGGGCTCGATGGAGCGCTATGCGCGGCTGCTGCTGGCGTTCCTGCATGCGGCCACCCGTCGCGCCGGCCGGCGCGACGTGTTCGCCTTCGGCACGCGCCTGACCGACCTGACCCCCGCCTTCCGGCTGGCCGACACCGATGCCATGCTCGGCGCGGCCAGCGCGGCGATCGACGATTTCGCGGGCGGCACGCGGCTCGGCAGCTCACTGGCCGAACTGCGCCGCAGCCATGCTCGCCGGCTGACCGGCCGGCGTACGCTGGTGCTGGTGATCAGCGACGGCCTCGACACCGGCGAGCCCGCGCTGCTGGCGCAGGAGCTGCAATGGCTCCGGCGCCATTCGCGCCGCCTGCTGTGGCTCAACCCACTGCTGCGCTTCGAGGGCTACGCCCCTCTGGCCCGTGGGGCTGCCGTGCTGCATGCCCATGCGGACGCGATGCTCGCGGTTCACAATCTCAGCGCGCTCGACCAGCTGGCCGCCAGCCTGGCCGCGCTGATGCGGTCCGGCAGGTAG
- a CDS encoding XdhC family protein produces the protein MENLDVMVLRTLRDWRRAGKRALLATVVRTWGSSPRPVGSIMALAEDGAVVGSVSGGCIEDDLIARYSHAHGKGEDVPLGAPPSLVKYGITADEAHRFGLPCGGTLELLLEYAPDAGSLDLLVAQLEQGRLMRRTVVLATGAVRLAEARAPDELAVNDVELTNTFGPEYRMLLIGAGQLAEYLATMAKFSGFTVTLCDPRAEYRTAWSLPGVHITTEMPDDAVLAFRPDRRSCVVALTHDPKLDDLALLEALQTDAFYVGAIGSRRNADARRDRMIEHFDQTEASLARLRGPIGIYIGSKTPPEIAVSVMAEILAVKNAVTLPREMEVARAKERLTA, from the coding sequence ATGGAAAACCTCGACGTCATGGTGCTGCGCACGCTGCGCGACTGGCGGCGCGCCGGCAAGCGTGCGCTGCTGGCGACCGTGGTTCGCACCTGGGGCTCGTCGCCGCGGCCCGTCGGTTCGATCATGGCGCTGGCGGAAGACGGCGCGGTAGTGGGTTCGGTCTCGGGCGGCTGCATCGAGGACGACCTGATCGCGCGCTACAGCCACGCCCACGGCAAGGGCGAGGACGTGCCGCTGGGCGCGCCGCCTTCGCTCGTGAAGTACGGCATCACCGCCGACGAGGCGCACCGATTCGGCCTGCCGTGCGGCGGCACGCTGGAACTGCTGCTCGAGTACGCGCCGGATGCGGGTTCTCTCGACCTGCTGGTGGCGCAACTGGAGCAGGGCAGGCTCATGCGGCGCACCGTCGTGCTGGCCACCGGCGCGGTTCGGCTCGCAGAGGCCAGGGCACCCGACGAGCTCGCGGTGAACGACGTCGAGCTCACCAACACCTTCGGCCCCGAGTACCGCATGCTGCTCATCGGCGCCGGCCAGCTGGCCGAGTACCTCGCCACCATGGCCAAGTTCAGCGGCTTCACGGTCACGTTGTGCGATCCGCGCGCCGAATACCGCACCGCATGGTCGCTGCCCGGCGTGCACATCACGACGGAGATGCCAGACGACGCGGTGCTCGCATTCAGGCCCGACCGACGCAGCTGCGTGGTGGCGCTCACGCACGACCCGAAGCTCGACGACCTCGCGCTGCTCGAGGCGCTGCAGACCGATGCCTTCTACGTCGGCGCGATCGGTTCGCGCCGCAATGCCGATGCGCGGCGCGACCGGATGATCGAGCACTTCGACCAGACCGAGGCATCACTCGCGCGGCTGCGCGGGCCCATCGGCATCTATATCGGCAGCAAGACGCCGCCCGAGATCGCGGTGAGCGTCATGGCCGAGATCCTCGCGGTGAAGAACGCGGTGACGCTGCCGCGCGAGATGGAAGTGGCGCGCGCCAAGGAACGGCTGACGGCCTGA
- the crcB gene encoding fluoride efflux transporter CrcB, protein MLLPVLAICIGASVGALARWGLALWFGAGGLMPWGTLAANLIGGYLIGVAIATFQLLPDLDPVWRLALVTGFLGGLTTFSSFSAEVTTMLLEGRLGVAMLTAAAHLGGSLFLTWLGIRTVQAFSA, encoded by the coding sequence ATGCTGCTTCCTGTTCTCGCTATCTGCATCGGCGCCTCCGTGGGCGCACTGGCCCGCTGGGGCCTCGCCCTCTGGTTCGGCGCCGGCGGCCTCATGCCTTGGGGCACGCTGGCTGCCAACCTGATCGGCGGCTACCTCATCGGCGTGGCCATTGCCACCTTTCAGCTGCTGCCGGACCTCGACCCGGTCTGGCGGCTCGCGCTGGTGACCGGCTTTCTCGGCGGCCTCACCACCTTCTCGAGCTTCTCCGCCGAGGTCACGACCATGCTGCTCGAAGGACGGTTGGGTGTGGCCATGCTCACGGCCGCAGCCCACCTGGGCGGCTCGCTCTTCCTCACCTGGCTCGGCATTCGCACCGTGCAGGCCTTCTCCGCTTGA